Proteins encoded together in one Micromonospora auratinigra window:
- a CDS encoding GAF domain-containing protein: MADPWLALEFGADPAERIAQVGAAHEAFLAGEASGARVRDVVRRSWERSARLDPEATVPVDLTDGALESYRAAHPLARVLPLFRDLLGGIAQDGAHLMAVCDAYGRLLWVEGHAGVLRHAERMNFVPGARWDETHAGTNAPGTALAVDHSVQIFATEHFVRPVQRWTCAAAPIHDPASGRLLGAVDITGGDHLANPQSLALVRATARAAEAFLAQATPAAPDAVHVTALGRDEAELRLGTRRIRLGRRHSELLVLLLDHPEGRTGEQLGLDLYGDDRLHPVTLRAELSRLRRALGEELLDSRPYRLRMGVRADFRTVVELLERGDVAGALRAYPGPLLPGSDAPGVARLRRRVDGQLRAAVLAGADADQLAAWTATAAGADDLAGWQALARALPPGAPRRPLAVARARQLAGEYDLTRATSLQRRGH; encoded by the coding sequence ATGGCTGACCCGTGGCTCGCCCTGGAGTTCGGCGCCGATCCGGCCGAGCGGATCGCGCAGGTCGGTGCCGCCCACGAGGCGTTCCTGGCCGGCGAGGCCAGCGGGGCGCGGGTCCGGGACGTGGTCCGCCGCTCCTGGGAACGCTCCGCGCGGCTCGACCCGGAGGCCACCGTGCCGGTCGACCTCACCGACGGCGCGCTGGAGAGCTACCGGGCCGCCCACCCGCTGGCCCGGGTGCTGCCGCTCTTCCGCGACCTGCTCGGCGGGATCGCGCAGGACGGGGCGCACCTGATGGCGGTCTGCGACGCGTACGGGCGGCTGCTCTGGGTGGAGGGGCACGCCGGGGTGCTCCGGCACGCCGAGCGGATGAACTTCGTGCCGGGCGCCCGATGGGACGAGACGCACGCCGGCACCAACGCCCCCGGCACCGCGCTCGCGGTGGACCACAGCGTGCAGATCTTCGCCACCGAACACTTCGTCCGGCCGGTGCAGCGCTGGACCTGCGCCGCCGCCCCGATCCACGACCCGGCCAGCGGCCGGCTGCTCGGCGCGGTCGACATCACCGGCGGCGACCATCTGGCCAACCCGCAGAGCCTCGCCCTGGTCCGGGCCACCGCCCGCGCCGCCGAGGCGTTCCTGGCCCAGGCCACCCCCGCCGCGCCCGACGCGGTGCACGTCACCGCGCTCGGCCGGGACGAGGCGGAGCTGCGCCTCGGTACCCGGCGCATCCGGCTGGGCCGCCGGCACAGCGAACTGCTGGTGCTGCTGCTCGACCATCCCGAGGGGCGCACCGGGGAGCAGCTCGGCCTGGACCTCTACGGCGACGACCGGCTGCACCCGGTCACCCTGCGGGCCGAACTGTCCCGGCTGCGCCGGGCGCTCGGCGAGGAACTGCTCGACTCCCGCCCGTACCGGCTGCGGATGGGTGTGCGCGCCGACTTCCGTACCGTCGTCGAGCTGTTGGAGCGGGGCGACGTGGCGGGGGCGCTGCGCGCGTACCCCGGGCCCCTGCTGCCCGGGTCGGACGCGCCGGGAGTGGCCCGGCTGCGCCGCCGGGTCGACGGGCAGCTGCGCGCGGCCGTGCTGGCCGGCGCGGACGCCGACCAGCTCGCCGCCTGGACCGCGACCGCGGCCGGGGCCGACGACCTGGCCGGGTGGCAGGCGCTGGCCCGGGCGTTGCCGCCGGGCGCGCCGCGCCGGCCGCTCGCCGTCGCGCGGGCCCGCCAGCTCGCCGGGGAGTACGACCTGACGCGCGCAACGTCGTTGCAACGTCGCGGTCACTAA
- a CDS encoding RlpA-like double-psi beta-barrel domain-containing protein, with protein MRVQRKHVLAAGVAVVAGAVVAAGTGFGFAGTTPTRQGVCQGPVTFSAEAGPPAATSDRFPAGTRLRVTNLDNRRVATVTVTGPSGSCVLLNTAAMDLVREPGKNVIRRNVVERVGAVPAGGAATPSGGARPGTGAPAGGVVAPSGGGACTGPITFSAEGGAPAATSDRFPVGTRLRVTNLDNSRTVTVTVTGPSGSCVLLNAAAMDAVREPGKNLVRRNTVELLR; from the coding sequence ATGCGGGTGCAGCGGAAGCACGTACTGGCGGCGGGTGTGGCGGTGGTGGCCGGCGCGGTGGTGGCGGCGGGGACCGGGTTCGGTTTCGCCGGCACCACCCCGACCCGGCAGGGCGTCTGCCAGGGGCCGGTGACCTTCTCGGCGGAGGCCGGGCCGCCGGCCGCCACCAGCGACCGGTTCCCGGCGGGTACCCGGCTGCGGGTGACCAACCTGGACAACCGGCGGGTGGCGACGGTGACGGTGACCGGCCCGTCGGGCAGTTGCGTGCTGCTCAACACCGCCGCGATGGACCTGGTCCGTGAGCCGGGGAAGAACGTGATCCGCCGAAACGTCGTCGAACGGGTCGGTGCCGTTCCGGCCGGGGGAGCGGCAACCCCGTCCGGCGGGGCCCGCCCGGGCACCGGCGCACCGGCCGGCGGCGTGGTGGCGCCGAGCGGCGGCGGTGCCTGCACCGGCCCGATCACCTTCTCCGCCGAGGGCGGGGCGCCGGCCGCCACCAGTGACCGGTTCCCGGTGGGCACCCGGCTGCGGGTGACCAACCTGGACAACAGCCGGACGGTGACCGTCACGGTGACCGGCCCGTCGGGCAGTTGCGTGCTGCTCAACGCCGCCGCGATGGACGCCGTCCGCGAACCCGGGAAGAACCTGGTCCGGCGCAACACCGTGGAACTGCTCCGCTGA